The stretch of DNA CTGCAACAACGGCGCAGGCAGTGGATAAGCAAAAATCGTTATGGAGCTTATCCCTTCAGTGAACGCCTTGCGAATTATTAAAAAATCAATCCCATAATCTTGTGCTGAAATAGCGTTCGCCGAGGTCATTAAACACTGTGACGATAATGCCTTCCTGAATTTCTTGGGCGACTTTATATGCGCCGTAGAGATAGCCACCCGATGATTGTCCAACAAACCAGCCCCGGCGTGCGAGACGCGTACACATTTCGTGGGCATTTTCAATCGTCGCAGGAATCCGGGAATCAATCACGGATTCGTCCAAGATTTCTGGAACGATGTCGTCTGGATGTCCGAGCGGTTTGAGTCCTTCAATACCGGGGAATGCCTCTGGTGAAATAGAGCAGACTTGGATGTCGGGATTATAACTTTTAAGCCGCCTACCCACGCCAGTGATGGTGCCACCCGTCCCTACACCCGCGACGAAGTGTGTGACTTTCCCGCCTGTCTGATTCCAAATTTCGACACCCGTTGTTTCATAGTGGGCACGCCAGTTGTTGTCGTTTTCGTATTGCGATTTGAAGAAATACCGCTCAGGATCCGCTTCATAACGCCGATCGACTTCTCGTAGGGCTTCATCGTAACCAAGGATCGCATCGGTATAGACAATGTCCGCACCGTGTGAGTGGATACGTTTTTTTCGTTCTTCGCTGGCGTTGTCTGGAATCACAAGTTCAACTTTATAACCGAGTGTGGCACCTATCATCGCGTAGGCGATCCCAGCATTACCGGAGCTGGAGTCGAGGATAACTTTTTCTCGTGTGAGTTCGCCGGAAGCAACCGCCTCAGTGAGCATCCTTAGGACCGGTCGGTCTTTAATCGAACCTCCGGGGTTGTAGGTTTCTACCTTCGCGTAGATGTCAACGTTCGGTAACTCGTTTGAAAAAAGATCTATTTTAGCGAGCGGTGTTTGTCCTATTATCTGAAGTAGTGGATATTCTGAAAGATTCACCTTTCCAGGCTTTCGCTTGCTCATGTAGTCTTGTT from Candidatus Poribacteria bacterium encodes:
- a CDS encoding cysteine synthase family protein, which codes for MSKRKPGKVNLSEYPLLQIIGQTPLAKIDLFSNELPNVDIYAKVETYNPGGSIKDRPVLRMLTEAVASGELTREKVILDSSSGNAGIAYAMIGATLGYKVELVIPDNASEERKKRIHSHGADIVYTDAILGYDEALREVDRRYEADPERYFFKSQYENDNNWRAHYETTGVEIWNQTGGKVTHFVAGVGTGGTITGVGRRLKSYNPDIQVCSISPEAFPGIEGLKPLGHPDDIVPEILDESVIDSRIPATIENAHEMCTRLARRGWFVGQSSGGYLYGAYKVAQEIQEGIIVTVFNDLGERYFSTRLWD